From Dethiobacter alkaliphilus AHT 1, one genomic window encodes:
- a CDS encoding response regulator transcription factor encodes MDRILVVEDEEKISRVIRAYLEKEGFAVEEASDGLQALELVSDFNFSLIILDLMLPHMSGEDVCKQLRRQGNNIPIIMLTAKGAEEERIRGLGLGADDYIVKPFSPGELVARVHAVLRRYRSNNGVLAEVMEFADGDLVIDTLRRQATLRGQLVDLTATEFKLLAAMAKSPGRVFTRGELLEIAQGALPTGFDRTIDSHIKNLRQKLEPKPDEPQLIRTVYGVGYKFTGD; translated from the coding sequence ATGGACAGGATTCTGGTAGTTGAGGATGAGGAGAAAATCAGCCGGGTAATTCGTGCCTATCTGGAAAAGGAAGGCTTTGCCGTGGAGGAAGCCTCCGACGGTTTGCAAGCGCTGGAGTTGGTGTCAGATTTTAATTTTTCCCTGATTATTTTGGACCTAATGCTGCCTCATATGTCCGGCGAAGATGTTTGCAAACAGCTGCGTCGGCAGGGGAATAATATTCCTATAATTATGCTTACCGCCAAAGGTGCGGAAGAAGAGCGTATCCGCGGCCTGGGGCTGGGTGCCGACGATTATATTGTCAAGCCTTTTAGTCCGGGAGAATTGGTGGCCAGGGTACACGCAGTACTGCGCCGTTACCGGTCTAACAACGGTGTGCTGGCGGAAGTTATGGAGTTTGCCGATGGAGATTTGGTCATAGACACGCTGCGCCGCCAGGCTACCCTGCGTGGACAGTTAGTTGACTTAACCGCAACCGAGTTTAAATTGCTGGCAGCCATGGCCAAAAGCCCGGGGCGTGTTTTTACCCGTGGTGAACTTTTGGAAATCGCCCAGGGAGCGCTGCCCACCGGCTTTGACCGTACCATTGACAGCCACATCAAGAATCTGCGGCAAAAATTGGAGCCTAAGCCCGATGAACCGCAGCTGATTCGCACCGTCTATGGTGTGGGCTATAAATTTACAGGTGATTAA
- the selB gene encoding selenocysteine-specific translation elongation factor: MSHVIIGTAGHVDHGKTALIKALTGEETDRLQEEKDRGISIELGFAPFRLPSGRLAGVVDVPGHERFIHNMLAGIGGIDLVLLVVDVTEGVMPQTREHVEIMDLLQVARGIVVLAKADLAEDEDWLDLVEEEVSEALTGTFLQDAPLFRVSAHTGRGMDQLLTAIDDLTGEMAPRDDRAPLRMPVDRVFSIAGFGTIVTGTLLAGKVTQGMTVDVLPLKRSARVRQIQVHGDVVNEAVAGQRAAVNLSGMEKEALPRGSVVAAPDSLDTTYMLDTKLKLLSSAPRIVKNLTRVHVYLGTGRAVGRIALLDRDELKPGDEAPVQLRLEKQLVAQSGDRFIVRSFSPMTTIGGGLVLDAGPVKHKRFKKEVLSKFKELEKGDPAAPVLQRIRREYAVAGKVLEKQAGLAPELLKSSLERLQEEGKVHKAGDLWVDAVAARQWEEQLISSLEDFHRDNHLAVGRSRAELRSVLPKEVPPKVYDWLVQGMVEKGLLTLHGDLIALTGHRPTPSEDEQKQLEQLAKLYQQGGFKPPTIKDAAESTKLNTAKLEKYLEYLAWQGTLVRLDDQLAMHADHFALAKAELCRHFREKKTLAAGEFRERLGSTRKFVVPLLENFDRLKWTRRMGDERVPWRLDIENCGEEE; the protein is encoded by the coding sequence ATGTCTCATGTAATTATCGGTACAGCGGGCCATGTGGACCATGGTAAAACCGCATTGATAAAAGCACTGACCGGTGAGGAAACAGACCGGCTTCAGGAAGAAAAGGACCGTGGTATTTCCATTGAGCTGGGGTTTGCCCCCTTTCGCCTGCCCAGCGGACGGCTGGCCGGTGTGGTGGATGTCCCCGGCCATGAAAGGTTTATCCATAACATGCTGGCAGGAATCGGCGGCATCGACCTGGTTCTTCTGGTGGTGGATGTTACAGAGGGGGTAATGCCCCAAACCCGGGAGCATGTGGAGATTATGGATCTCTTACAGGTGGCGCGTGGAATTGTGGTGCTGGCCAAAGCCGACCTGGCCGAAGATGAAGACTGGCTGGACTTGGTGGAGGAAGAAGTGTCGGAAGCGCTGACAGGCACGTTTTTGCAGGATGCGCCCCTTTTCCGTGTCTCAGCCCATACCGGCCGCGGCATGGACCAACTCTTAACCGCCATTGATGATCTGACCGGGGAAATGGCTCCCCGTGATGACCGGGCGCCGCTTCGTATGCCGGTGGACCGCGTGTTTAGCATTGCCGGTTTTGGCACCATTGTCACCGGTACTCTGCTGGCAGGGAAAGTTACCCAGGGGATGACGGTGGATGTGCTACCTCTAAAGCGTAGCGCCCGGGTGCGTCAGATCCAGGTGCACGGAGATGTGGTAAATGAGGCGGTGGCAGGCCAACGGGCAGCGGTTAACCTGTCAGGAATGGAAAAGGAAGCACTCCCCCGCGGCAGCGTGGTGGCCGCACCGGACTCCCTTGATACTACATACATGCTGGACACCAAGCTTAAACTTTTGTCCAGTGCACCACGAATTGTTAAGAATCTGACCCGCGTTCATGTTTACCTGGGCACCGGCCGTGCGGTGGGACGCATTGCTTTATTGGACCGGGATGAGTTAAAACCCGGCGATGAAGCACCGGTCCAGTTGCGTCTGGAAAAGCAGTTAGTGGCCCAAAGCGGCGACCGCTTCATCGTGCGCAGCTTTTCTCCCATGACAACCATCGGAGGCGGCCTGGTTTTGGATGCAGGCCCGGTTAAACATAAACGCTTTAAGAAAGAAGTCCTCTCCAAATTCAAGGAACTGGAGAAAGGGGACCCGGCAGCACCGGTTCTGCAGCGAATCCGCCGTGAATATGCGGTGGCGGGCAAAGTCCTGGAAAAACAGGCGGGCCTGGCTCCGGAGCTTTTAAAATCCAGCCTGGAGCGGCTCCAGGAGGAAGGTAAAGTACACAAGGCTGGGGACTTGTGGGTGGATGCAGTGGCAGCCCGACAGTGGGAGGAGCAGCTAATCAGCTCCCTGGAAGATTTTCACCGGGACAACCACCTGGCGGTGGGCCGTTCCCGGGCGGAGCTGCGCAGCGTACTGCCCAAAGAGGTGCCGCCTAAGGTATATGACTGGCTGGTACAGGGGATGGTGGAAAAGGGCCTGCTTACCCTCCATGGTGACTTAATAGCACTAACAGGTCATCGGCCCACACCCAGCGAGGATGAACAGAAGCAACTGGAACAGTTGGCCAAGCTCTACCAGCAGGGCGGTTTTAAGCCCCCCACCATAAAAGATGCGGCAGAGTCGACAAAGCTTAATACAGCCAAATTGGAAAAATACCTGGAGTATTTGGCCTGGCAGGGTACGCTGGTAAGACTTGATGACCAACTGGCCATGCACGCTGACCACTTTGCCCTGGCCAAGGCAGAACTGTGCCGGCACTTCAGAGAAAAGAAAACCCTGGCCGCCGGTGAATTCCGTGAGCGGCTGGGTAGTACCCGTAAATTTGTGGTACCTCTGTTGGAAAACTTTGATCGCTTGAAATGGACAAGGCGCATGGGGGATGAACGGGTTCCCTGGCGCCTGGATATAGAAAACTGCGGGGAGGAGGAATAA
- a CDS encoding sensor histidine kinase yields the protein MKKTLSGKITLAMVALAVGGILLTALLTNLALDWNFQRYLRSVQEEQNRLIVGTLSELYGEEASWSSVRHSTMHMGSTTGTQIRVYDNDGRLIADSLPGMMQGMQGRRWQEEQAQRGQTYEYPLLVQGQQIGFVEITHLGQEGLWTGEAMVFRRTVQQSALLTGLAAILAAIIIGSLLSRRLTARFAHLSTAAEKWGQGRFDVRTEPEGDDEVSRLAETMNRMASRLEDQSNLRKKLTGDISHELRTPLTTIQSYLEAFLDGVMKPDKQNITAVLDESHRLNSLVNDLQELSNAEYRGKNVNLTEMDLNSFVAREAERVRPAMRQKDIRLSVTPHEKEAVVLADETLLGRVLGNILINAQKYTQQGGQVTVTVFDAGRRAGVAVTDTGEGISKEHLPHIFERFYRADASRTRSTGGSGIGLAIVRELLELMDGEVDVESQPGKGSTFRIFLQKPS from the coding sequence ATGAAAAAAACATTGTCGGGAAAAATCACATTAGCTATGGTAGCTTTGGCGGTAGGCGGTATTCTGCTTACCGCTCTTTTAACAAACCTGGCGCTGGACTGGAACTTTCAGCGCTATCTGCGCAGTGTGCAGGAGGAGCAGAATCGCCTCATTGTGGGAACTCTAAGCGAGCTCTACGGAGAAGAAGCTTCCTGGTCCTCTGTGCGCCACTCTACCATGCATATGGGCTCTACAACCGGTACACAAATACGTGTCTATGACAACGACGGCCGCCTAATTGCCGATTCCCTGCCGGGAATGATGCAGGGTATGCAGGGCCGGCGCTGGCAGGAGGAACAGGCTCAACGGGGCCAGACATATGAATATCCGCTGCTTGTGCAGGGACAACAAATTGGATTTGTGGAAATAACCCATCTGGGCCAGGAAGGATTATGGACAGGTGAAGCCATGGTCTTTCGGCGCACAGTCCAGCAAAGTGCTCTGCTTACAGGCCTGGCGGCAATCCTGGCTGCGATTATTATCGGTAGTCTGCTTTCCCGGCGGCTTACAGCCCGGTTTGCCCATCTGTCCACCGCTGCAGAAAAATGGGGGCAGGGCCGCTTTGATGTACGGACAGAACCGGAGGGCGACGATGAAGTGTCCAGACTGGCAGAAACCATGAACCGCATGGCTTCCCGACTGGAGGACCAAAGCAATTTGCGTAAAAAACTGACCGGGGACATTTCTCATGAATTGCGTACACCGCTGACCACTATCCAAAGTTATCTGGAAGCATTCCTGGACGGCGTGATGAAACCGGACAAGCAGAATATTACTGCGGTGCTGGATGAATCCCACCGCCTTAACAGCTTGGTAAATGACCTGCAGGAGCTATCCAACGCAGAATACCGCGGTAAAAATGTTAACTTAACCGAAATGGATCTGAACAGTTTTGTGGCCAGGGAGGCTGAAAGGGTGCGTCCGGCCATGCGTCAAAAGGATATTCGTTTATCTGTTACTCCCCACGAAAAAGAGGCTGTGGTCCTGGCAGACGAAACTTTGCTGGGCCGGGTGCTGGGCAATATCCTGATTAACGCGCAAAAGTATACGCAGCAGGGCGGTCAGGTAACGGTCACTGTTTTTGATGCCGGACGCCGTGCCGGCGTGGCTGTAACCGATACCGGGGAAGGTATCAGCAAAGAGCACCTACCCCATATTTTCGAGCGTTTTTACCGCGCCGACGCTTCCCGTACCCGCTCTACCGGTGGCTCCGGTATCGGACTGGCCATTGTTCGCGAACTGCTGGAGTTGATGGACGGTGAAGTGGACGTTGAGAGCCAGCCCGGCAAGGGCAGTACATTTCGGATTTTCTTACAAAAACCCAGTTAA
- the selA gene encoding L-seryl-tRNA(Sec) selenium transferase produces MGENWRQTYLRSLPAVDTAVMAYKQNNPDNHYPHALMVQAVQEIVETLRRQILTAENEKELKGMKLTPGGLATRIDTWLSRLTSPSLRRVINATGTVLHTNMGRAALADKAKEAMEEAAGYCNLEMDLLEGRRGSRHEHVEKLLVSLTGAEAACVVNNNAAAVLLCLNTLAAGKKVIVSRGELVEIGGSFRIPDVMVASGAQLTEVGTTNKTHPADYENAVDEETALLLKVHTSNYKVVGFTADVSMEQLVSLGKKYQLPVMEDLGSGLFVDLTPYGLEAEPLVAKRVADGVDVLTLSGDKLLGGPQAGIIVGKRTYIERIRKNQLMRALRPDKVTLAALEATLRIYLTGNPLQEIPVLAMLSATAAELQERAEKLADRLRQEASALITVDTREDVSFVGGGAMPQTKLATTVVAVRPKSGSFSHWVQKLRTGEPALVGRVQDDWLLLDPRTLSIADEEEVVRCLM; encoded by the coding sequence ATGGGTGAAAACTGGCGACAGACATATCTGCGCTCGCTGCCTGCGGTGGATACGGCGGTTATGGCTTATAAGCAAAATAACCCCGATAACCACTATCCGCATGCGCTGATGGTGCAGGCTGTCCAGGAAATTGTGGAGACATTACGCCGTCAGATTCTGACGGCTGAAAATGAAAAAGAACTAAAAGGAATGAAGCTGACTCCGGGGGGATTAGCCACCAGGATAGATACCTGGCTTAGCCGGTTAACTTCCCCTTCATTGCGCCGCGTCATAAATGCCACCGGTACGGTGCTGCATACCAATATGGGCCGCGCAGCTTTGGCGGATAAAGCCAAAGAAGCCATGGAAGAAGCGGCGGGCTACTGCAATCTGGAAATGGATTTGCTGGAGGGCCGGCGCGGGTCACGCCATGAGCATGTGGAAAAGCTGCTGGTAAGCCTGACCGGGGCCGAAGCGGCCTGTGTGGTCAACAATAATGCAGCCGCTGTTTTATTGTGTCTGAACACTTTGGCGGCAGGGAAAAAGGTTATTGTTTCCCGCGGTGAGTTGGTGGAAATCGGCGGCAGTTTCCGCATTCCCGATGTGATGGTTGCCAGCGGAGCACAGCTCACCGAGGTAGGCACCACCAACAAAACCCATCCGGCCGATTATGAAAATGCCGTTGATGAGGAAACGGCCCTGCTGTTAAAAGTACATACCAGCAACTATAAAGTGGTGGGTTTTACCGCCGACGTCTCCATGGAACAATTAGTTTCCCTGGGGAAAAAGTATCAACTACCCGTGATGGAAGATCTGGGCAGCGGACTGTTTGTTGATTTAACCCCTTATGGCTTGGAGGCGGAACCACTGGTGGCCAAGCGGGTTGCCGACGGTGTGGATGTTCTTACCTTAAGTGGCGATAAATTGCTAGGGGGACCGCAGGCCGGCATCATTGTGGGGAAACGTACCTATATTGAACGCATCCGTAAAAACCAGCTGATGCGGGCACTGCGCCCGGATAAAGTGACTCTGGCGGCCCTGGAAGCCACTTTGCGCATTTATCTGACCGGAAATCCCCTGCAGGAGATTCCGGTACTGGCCATGCTTAGTGCAACTGCTGCAGAACTGCAAGAGCGGGCGGAAAAACTGGCGGACAGACTGCGTCAAGAGGCCTCTGCGCTGATAACCGTTGATACCCGGGAGGATGTTTCCTTTGTGGGAGGCGGGGCAATGCCGCAGACCAAACTGGCCACCACCGTTGTGGCCGTACGCCCAAAAAGCGGTTCTTTCAGTCATTGGGTTCAGAAGCTGCGCACAGGCGAGCCGGCCCTGGTGGGCCGTGTACAGGACGACTGGCTGCTGTTGGATCCCCGTACTCTCTCCATAGCAGATGAGGAAGAGGTGGTCCGATGTCTCATGTAA
- a CDS encoding DUF2680 domain-containing protein, with protein MKKGVLIALVVALVLAIMVPAALALTDVQKEELEALYEKQHQLRQEILDKQVEAGLVNPEDADLARERMDQSWEYRQERMNEGDYNFGPGRRGGRGNGGGGYCPMHPQTQQPAAQETAAL; from the coding sequence ATGAAAAAAGGCGTACTGATTGCACTGGTGGTTGCTTTGGTGCTGGCCATTATGGTGCCGGCTGCCTTAGCGCTGACCGATGTTCAAAAGGAGGAGCTGGAAGCGCTTTATGAAAAGCAGCATCAGCTGAGACAGGAAATTCTGGACAAGCAGGTGGAAGCAGGCCTGGTTAATCCCGAAGATGCAGATCTGGCCCGTGAGCGGATGGACCAGAGCTGGGAATACCGCCAGGAGCGCATGAACGAAGGAGATTACAACTTCGGTCCCGGACGTCGGGGCGGGCGCGGTAACGGCGGCGGAGGCTACTGCCCCATGCATCCGCAAACACAGCAACCTGCTGCACAGGAAACAGCAGCACTGTAA
- a CDS encoding EstA family serine hydrolase yields MTNREYNVQGQAAPGFEEVKAEFARNFSQRKEIGAACTIFYQGQKVFDFWGGLRKEKEPWEKDTLALIFSATKGTASIVLAKLHSTGLLNYEEKIATYWPEFAQNGKEHITVRQLLSHQAGLVMLDEKLNIAELDDFDKTAAIIARAKPMWEPGKYQGYQATTIGFYLGELVRRIDEKHRSLGTYFHEEIAKPLGLDFYIGLPECISEDRMSEIIMANPLLALLNMGKMPAGIRKVMLNINSPFIKSMTLVKGYNPNKRETWRVEQPSGNGIGTARSTAYLYSILANGGKELNLSPATFQALNAPPEKPEKGCHDQVMNIQTRYGLGFMKPDPIFRFSDNSNAFGFLGATGSFAFADPQYKVGYAYFTRKMGYYGVNDPREKSVRQAMYRCIAKLR; encoded by the coding sequence ATGACAAACAGAGAATACAATGTCCAAGGCCAGGCTGCGCCGGGTTTTGAGGAAGTAAAAGCCGAGTTTGCAAGGAATTTTTCGCAGCGAAAAGAGATTGGGGCTGCCTGTACAATTTTCTATCAGGGACAGAAGGTTTTTGATTTCTGGGGAGGACTCAGAAAAGAAAAAGAACCTTGGGAGAAAGATACCCTAGCCCTGATTTTTTCTGCAACCAAGGGAACAGCCTCAATTGTACTGGCTAAGCTTCATTCCACCGGTTTACTGAACTACGAAGAGAAAATAGCTACATACTGGCCGGAATTTGCTCAAAACGGCAAAGAGCATATCACAGTAAGACAGCTTTTGTCTCATCAGGCCGGACTGGTAATGCTGGATGAAAAGCTAAACATTGCCGAACTGGATGACTTCGATAAGACGGCTGCAATAATTGCCCGCGCCAAGCCTATGTGGGAACCGGGCAAATATCAGGGATACCAGGCCACCACAATTGGCTTTTATTTAGGAGAGCTGGTTAGAAGAATTGATGAAAAGCACCGCAGCCTGGGTACATATTTCCATGAAGAAATAGCAAAACCATTAGGATTGGACTTTTATATTGGGTTGCCGGAGTGCATCTCAGAGGACAGAATGTCTGAAATAATCATGGCTAATCCCTTGCTTGCGTTACTAAACATGGGGAAAATGCCTGCCGGTATCAGAAAAGTAATGCTTAATATCAATTCACCCTTTATTAAGTCCATGACACTGGTTAAAGGTTATAACCCCAACAAAAGGGAAACCTGGCGGGTAGAACAGCCCTCAGGAAACGGAATCGGCACCGCACGCTCCACAGCATACTTATACAGTATTCTGGCAAACGGAGGGAAAGAGCTTAATCTTAGCCCCGCCACATTTCAAGCCTTAAACGCACCACCGGAAAAACCGGAAAAAGGGTGCCATGACCAGGTGATGAATATTCAAACCCGCTATGGCCTGGGCTTTATGAAGCCGGACCCCATTTTTAGATTCTCAGATAACAGCAATGCCTTCGGCTTCCTGGGGGCCACCGGTTCCTTTGCTTTTGCCGACCCCCAATACAAAGTCGGTTACGCCTACTTCACACGCAAAATGGGCTATTACGGTGTAAACGACCCCAGGGAAAAAAGCGTGCGCCAGGCAATGTACCGATGCATCGCTAAACTGAGATAA
- a CDS encoding PTS transporter subunit IIC, with protein MTEKKGFLARKNIEFSLQRYFIDALGAMALGLFASLIVGLILSTAGEQLANLLGPNALFTFLQDIGVTAMGMMGPAIGVAVAYGLGAPPLVLFASAITGSAGAAVGVGAFTAGPAGSFIAAVIGAEFGKMVSKETRVDIIVTPAVTIAAGILAANTLGPPVASFMAQLGELIMWATELQPIPMGIIVAVLMGLALTAPISSAAIAIIMQLSGLAAGAATVGCAAQMVGFAVASYKENGWGGLLSQGVGTSMLQIPNIAKNPWILVPPTLAAAIIGPLATTIFRMENIPAGAGMGTSGFVGQFGTATAMGFTTPILLQIILLHFLLPAILAYLFAQWLRNTGKIKDGDYKLDL; from the coding sequence ATGACTGAAAAGAAAGGTTTCTTAGCCCGTAAAAATATTGAGTTTTCCCTGCAGCGCTACTTCATCGACGCCTTGGGCGCCATGGCGCTGGGTTTGTTTGCTTCACTGATTGTTGGCCTGATATTAAGTACCGCCGGTGAACAACTGGCGAACCTGTTAGGCCCTAACGCCCTGTTTACATTCTTACAGGATATCGGCGTAACCGCCATGGGCATGATGGGCCCAGCCATCGGTGTGGCTGTGGCCTACGGCTTAGGCGCGCCCCCATTAGTGCTTTTTGCCAGTGCCATTACCGGCTCCGCCGGAGCGGCTGTGGGTGTAGGGGCATTTACTGCCGGTCCTGCCGGTTCTTTTATTGCTGCTGTTATCGGTGCGGAATTTGGCAAAATGGTTTCCAAAGAAACAAGAGTTGATATTATCGTCACTCCTGCAGTAACCATTGCTGCCGGTATACTGGCGGCTAACACCCTGGGGCCGCCGGTGGCCAGTTTTATGGCCCAGCTGGGTGAGCTGATTATGTGGGCCACCGAACTACAACCCATACCCATGGGCATCATTGTTGCAGTCTTAATGGGTCTTGCCCTTACAGCGCCAATTTCCAGTGCGGCCATCGCCATTATCATGCAGCTCTCCGGCCTGGCAGCCGGTGCCGCCACCGTAGGTTGTGCCGCCCAAATGGTGGGTTTTGCCGTAGCCAGCTATAAAGAAAACGGCTGGGGCGGTCTCCTTTCCCAAGGCGTGGGAACATCCATGCTGCAAATACCCAATATTGCCAAAAACCCCTGGATTCTGGTTCCACCCACTTTGGCGGCAGCCATTATCGGCCCTCTGGCAACAACCATCTTTCGGATGGAAAACATCCCTGCCGGAGCCGGCATGGGCACCAGCGGTTTCGTAGGCCAATTCGGCACCGCCACCGCCATGGGCTTTACCACACCGATTCTTTTACAAATCATTCTCCTGCACTTCCTCTTACCGGCCATCCTGGCCTACCTCTTTGCCCAATGGCTGCGCAACACCGGCAAGATCAAAGACGGAGACTACAAACTAGACCTTTAG
- the selD gene encoding selenide, water dikinase SelD has product MDDKKARLTQLTCSGGUAAKMPPGALAQVLCKLPEMKDDNLLVGCDSFADAGVYRVRDDLALVQTLDFFTPVVDDPYAYGQIAAANALSDVYAMGAKPLTVMNIVCFPSRSLGPEVLAEILKGGADKVLEAGALIVGGHSVEDNEPKYGLSVTGTVHPDKLITNSAAKDGDVLVLTKPLGSGLILTAAKAEMAAAGDLLAVEKAMKTLNKDAAEVMAEVGVHAATDITGFGLLGHARELALASGVALEISFGRVPLFSGALRAAGMGLVPAGAYANREYVAEGLANPEAVEERAMDVLCDPQTSGGLLIAVSEEKEKELLAALKGRNVEAASIGRVLNGKAGTITLTP; this is encoded by the coding sequence GTGGATGATAAAAAAGCACGCCTCACACAACTAACCTGCAGCGGTGGCTGAGCAGCAAAAATGCCCCCCGGGGCATTGGCACAGGTTCTGTGCAAATTACCGGAAATGAAAGACGATAACCTGCTGGTGGGCTGCGATTCCTTTGCCGACGCCGGAGTTTACCGGGTCAGAGACGATCTGGCTTTGGTGCAAACCCTGGACTTTTTCACGCCGGTGGTGGACGACCCCTACGCCTATGGGCAAATCGCCGCCGCCAACGCCCTCTCCGATGTCTACGCCATGGGGGCCAAACCCCTTACCGTCATGAATATCGTCTGCTTTCCTTCCCGCTCCCTGGGCCCTGAAGTACTGGCTGAGATTTTAAAGGGAGGAGCAGACAAGGTCTTGGAAGCCGGCGCCTTAATTGTGGGCGGCCACAGCGTGGAAGACAATGAACCCAAGTACGGACTGTCGGTTACCGGCACGGTCCATCCGGATAAGCTGATTACCAACTCCGCCGCAAAAGACGGTGATGTGCTGGTCCTTACCAAACCGTTGGGCTCCGGCCTGATACTAACCGCGGCCAAAGCGGAAATGGCGGCAGCGGGAGATCTGCTGGCGGTGGAGAAGGCTATGAAAACACTGAACAAGGATGCGGCGGAGGTCATGGCGGAGGTTGGCGTTCACGCCGCCACCGACATTACCGGCTTTGGCCTTTTGGGCCACGCCCGTGAGTTGGCATTAGCCAGCGGAGTAGCCCTGGAGATATCCTTTGGCCGCGTCCCACTCTTTAGCGGCGCACTGCGCGCCGCCGGCATGGGCCTGGTGCCCGCCGGCGCCTACGCCAACCGTGAGTATGTGGCCGAAGGCCTGGCAAACCCGGAAGCCGTTGAGGAGAGGGCAATGGATGTTCTCTGCGACCCGCAAACCTCCGGCGGCCTGTTGATTGCCGTATCAGAGGAAAAGGAGAAAGAATTGCTGGCGGCCCTGAAAGGCCGTAATGTGGAGGCTGCCTCCATCGGGCGCGTACTTAACGGCAAAGCGGGTACAATAACACTTACACCATAA
- a CDS encoding diguanylate cyclase, translated as MKLRRLLFNDGQTSIKGKLYRPILLLLIFFGVIFISVININMKRVANQEAYRLSQVLASQNLAVHTFINQEQKPSFFDASDLGEDDFIPELMSSTYMIRQINEHLDPLVPVNYYYKEVAVNARSPQNEAYDYEVEALRRFNSGEIDEIREVMDWNDKTYFVYMQPGEYMEEGCIQCHGTAEQAPAGLVDYYGPERSFGREPGELVSALSIRIPLEEAYAGANRTSLILSATYGLMLLLLFGSSSSVMSRVVVQPITSLDTRLRDTLTRFNGKAADVVLDGDEIENVSSAFDFLEERLSEAYDNLEQHAKSLEVKVEERTRDLNRVNAQLVLANQNDWLLGVLNRGAFDMRAKSEFDRMRREKGPISFVMMDLDRFKSYNDMYGREAGDKTLKRVVEIIQQNIRAYDVCGRYAGEEFVICLPNTSRQEANEIASRIVTGIYGAEIYHRQNEPFGRVTVSAGVAGVENAKDTYFERLIKEADDNMYKAKEVRNTYYPQ; from the coding sequence ATGAAACTGCGGAGATTGTTGTTCAATGATGGGCAGACAAGTATTAAAGGCAAATTGTATCGGCCTATTTTATTATTATTAATCTTTTTTGGGGTAATCTTTATTTCCGTGATTAATATTAATATGAAACGGGTGGCAAATCAGGAGGCGTACCGGCTTAGTCAGGTGCTGGCCTCACAGAACCTGGCGGTTCACACGTTTATTAACCAGGAACAAAAGCCTTCTTTCTTTGATGCCTCGGATCTGGGAGAGGATGATTTTATCCCTGAGCTGATGTCGTCCACTTATATGATTCGTCAGATAAATGAGCATCTGGATCCGCTTGTCCCTGTTAATTACTACTATAAAGAGGTGGCGGTTAATGCCCGCAGCCCGCAAAATGAAGCATATGACTACGAAGTTGAAGCGCTAAGACGTTTTAATAGCGGCGAAATAGATGAAATCAGGGAAGTTATGGACTGGAATGACAAAACATACTTTGTTTATATGCAGCCCGGTGAATATATGGAGGAAGGCTGTATACAGTGTCACGGCACTGCGGAGCAGGCCCCTGCGGGGCTTGTAGATTATTACGGACCGGAGCGCTCCTTTGGGCGAGAACCGGGAGAGTTGGTTTCAGCGCTCTCTATTCGGATACCACTGGAGGAGGCCTATGCCGGGGCTAATCGGACCAGTTTGATTTTATCTGCCACCTACGGCTTAATGCTCCTGTTGCTTTTTGGCAGCTCTTCTTCTGTGATGTCCAGAGTGGTTGTGCAACCAATAACTTCTTTGGATACCCGGCTCAGAGATACTTTGACACGTTTTAACGGTAAAGCCGCAGATGTGGTCTTGGATGGCGACGAAATAGAAAATGTCAGCTCGGCATTTGATTTTCTGGAAGAAAGATTGTCTGAAGCCTATGATAATTTAGAACAGCATGCCAAGAGCCTGGAAGTAAAGGTGGAGGAACGCACCCGTGACTTAAATCGTGTCAATGCTCAACTGGTACTGGCCAATCAAAATGACTGGCTGCTGGGAGTCTTGAACCGGGGAGCTTTTGATATGCGCGCAAAATCAGAGTTTGACCGCATGCGAAGAGAAAAAGGGCCTATCAGCTTTGTGATGATGGACTTGGACCGCTTTAAAAGCTATAACGATATGTATGGCCGTGAGGCCGGGGATAAGACGCTAAAACGTGTGGTGGAAATTATTCAGCAAAATATCAGGGCTTATGATGTCTGTGGCCGCTACGCAGGGGAAGAATTTGTAATCTGCCTGCCCAACACCTCCAGACAAGAGGCCAATGAGATTGCTTCCCGTATTGTAACCGGTATTTACGGAGCTGAAATATACCACCGGCAAAACGAGCCTTTCGGCCGGGTTACTGTCTCCGCAGGCGTGGCCGGTGTGGAAAATGCCAAAGACACCTATTTTGAAAGGTTAATTAAAGAAGCCGACGACAATATGTATAAAGCAAAAGAAGTGCGTAATACGTATTATCCGCAGTAA